In Subdoligranulum variabile, the genomic stretch ACTAATGAAGAACACATGAATTCTTATAATGTCGGAGAATTGAGCGCCTATGTACGACTTTCTTTCGACGAGGCACAAAAGTTTGAAAAGATTGAGAGATACTATCAGATTATTTATTCTTTAATAGCAATTTTAACTGCACAGAATAATGTTGTATTTAATGTTTATCTAAGCCAAAAAGAGAAAGATGGATTATTTCACAGAACTGGTGTTTGTAAAATATTTGATAGCTTTCAAAATTATTCTGTTCGCAAGAGCCATAAAGTAATACAGATATTAAGTGTATTCGATCATATCCCTAAGATAGTTGAAAGCATTGCAGTAGGTAAGGCTCAGTCTATCCTTGATGTACTTCCTGATGATAACGCGAACATAAATCGAATTTCAATAACCAATGTTCAAGATTTATGTACTGCGTTAGAAATAATATACAATGAGAACAAACATAAAAGGCCTAAAGACACATTGATTGAAGAACTGAAAGCCTCTATTAATGATACTATAAGCGCATTTGTCCAGAGCAAATTAAAACAAGGTGAGCTAGAAATCAGCATACAAGATGATACAAATATAGCAAGTGCATTTAAATATTTGGATTTTACGTTAACTGATAAGATTCTCACACTTTATAGTGAGTGTCAATCTATAATAGATGGCTTTATAGCTCATAAATCTTTACCTCAAATTAATGAAAGCAGAGTACGATCTTTTGTAAGGCTAAGAAATAATAAAACACATAACGGTGAAATCGAATGGGGCGATAATGCAGCAACATATGTGATTTTGTTAGCGCTTCTTTACGCTAGTTTTTTGAAAAATGTTGGCGTAAATGATGATATTATTCAGCAACTACTCGTAAATGTTTTTTAAAATAGATCGGTCATCTACGGAATATTGTTTGTTCTAGTTTTGACCAAGATGTCTTCATTGTCGCCATAATTAAAAACGATTTTGCCCCATGGATAGAAGACAATTATTAATAAGAATATGTCGATGTAGGAGCGTCTAAGTAATATCTACAAAAAATCTCACAGAGCAATGATAAGAAGGTGGTACTATGAGCAGTAAGGATGCGGATTTTGATAACAAAATTTATACAGGAATACTTGAGTATGCAGGTGATGATTACCAATTTGTTTTTTCAAGCGGAAAATTAAAACTGATTCCTGCGTCCAAAGAAAAAAGAGCGGAAATGTGGAAATTTGGCAAGAAAGAAATTGCCAAAGGAGTTTATACATCGGATGAGCCGCCTCGTATGGAAGAGGATATTTTAGTTGGAAGATGTCATGAAAGTAATGAGCAAATCGTTTTTCTGCCCCAAAAAGGAGCATATATTTCTAAGACCAATACTGTGTTGATTATTAAGCTGACGGCTTACATTGTATGTAAACGTGAAAGAAATTCCATAGACCGAATTAGCTTTAATGGTCCAGAAATCAATTGTATTCATCCTACAAATCAAGCCATCGAATGTACGTTCGATATAGAATCATTTATAAATAATGGTACCTTTGCAGTGACGACGAAAGATTTTGAGTGCACCACAACTAAAAGGCAGCCATTTGTTGTGGACGGGAAAAAAGTTTCTGTTTGTTTTGGCATTTCCCGCACGATGGGTGCGAAGATCTGGGAACCGCCCATGACGCTTTCGTCAAATATGATGTTCGAATTTGATGCAACTGATGATTATAGATTTATTCTTAGACTATGGTATATAGCAAAGCAGTTTATTCAATTCCTTTGTTATAGGAAAAACGTGGAGTTTAATAAAGTGGAATTAGCTGCACCATATCAAGATGGAAAACATGAGAATTTTGCAGAGCTATATGTTCTGGATGGAGGAGAAAAGGCGGACATTCAAGGGCTAAAGGATGGACAATACATTAAACAGGTGTATATATCAGGCCATGAAGGACAGATATTGGCAGACATAGCAGACGATAAATTATATTTACGTCATTTGCCTGACTCTCTTGAAAGTAGTAAACATATTGATGCAGCGCGTTTTGTAATGATTACCGCAGCGTTCGAGTGGGAATTTGATAGGTTATTCCCTGATGGAATTGAAAAAAGTCAACAACGTATAGACGCTGAACACGAGGTTTCTCAAAAACTCAACGAACTAATTGACATGAGCAGTGGAAAGACTAAGAAAATTTACAAATCCCTGTTGAGGTGTATAGAGTTCAGCCCAAGTTTGGCCAATAAAATCGAAAAAATAGGTTCTGATATGGGAGCGTTGCTAGAGCCTTTTGGACAACCGCTATATAGTTTGAATAAAGAGCAATTAAATTATGCTGATATGGGCAAAAGGATTGGAGATCAGAGAAATCATTTCGCGCATGGCGACTTGGACGAGGATTTTATAGGTCTATCTTTGTTGGATTTGATTTTCTTACAACGGATTATTTATGCTATGCAGTTGAAATCGTCTGGCATTGAAAATCAGGAAATTCAAAGAGCGATTAATGATCTATTCCGATGTGGCCTTGTATTCTGAATTTACTTCTTTGGAAAAGGTAGTACCAATGGCTGTGTCATTGCGCTCTTTATTCTACTGTACTTCGTTAGACTGACCCCCGGATATGCAGACCTGGAATATACAGAAGCCTTCGCGGAGCAGTTATATTAGAGAGCCCTGTATCTTCTCTATTTACCGTTCCTGTTTGTTGTGGCATATCTGCCGTTTTTGGGGGAGGAATATGACTGGAGATATTGCCTGCAGTCATTATTGCAAAAGAAGTTCGGATATTGGATCGGCACGCTGATCAATGGTTCTATGCGGGGTCTTTGGCATATTTCCATGCTTATCCTTAGCCATGCAAGCAATGACGTTTTCTATGCGGGATTAAGGCAAATTGCATTCTGCATCTGTTTGGGCTTCTTTTTGACTTTCTCAAAAGAAGTGACAAATAATATCTGGTTGTTGGCTGTCTTACATTATCTGAACAACCAGTTTGCTGTTTTTATATCCCTGAATCCATCTTCTGTAGGGAAAATCAATGCAACAGGATTTTTAGATGCACTGTCAATTTTTATCTATAATGCTATTTACATTCTTCCGTTCCTTGTCTACCGGTTGTATCTATGGAAAAAAGCGAAAAAAGCGCCAGCTAATTACAGCACCCGCATGCTGGGGGAAGCTAATAAGCACCTTGCCCCTTCGTACTCCCTCCACAGCCCTGAGCTGCCGTGGATAAGAAGCAGAAAAGAAGCAAGGTGCCTTGCAGATTCTGGCTGAAGTTGTAAAAACTTTTGCCTGGATGATTGTAAAATGCACGGTTCTGTGTTGTTATTGCTTCCGGAAAACGCTCAAACCGAAGTAGCCAAAACACAGTCGCCGCACCGGAAACAGTTCAGCAAGCGCTGATTCCTTTTTCCCATGCATCCAAGCCCGGAACCGGAAGGTTCCGGGCTTTTTTATGGGAGGGGGCGCCCTCCTGCCAATGGACACAAAAATGGATTTTGCCGAAATATGGACAAACTATGTCCAAGATGGTACAATGGTTTTCGTGTTTTTGGCCCACGCTTCTGCCCGAGGAGCGAGGAGAAAAACCATAAATTCAAACGGGAGGAATTTCATGTTAGAAAAAGTTTTCAAACTGCGGGAAAATCATACCAACGTCAAAACAGAGATCATGGCAGGTATCACCACCTTCATGACCATGGCGTATATCCTTGCGGTCAACCCCAGCGTCCTGTCCGCTGCCGGTATGGATCCCAACGCGATCCTCATTGCCACTTCGCTGTCTGCTTTCATTGGCACGGCGCTGATGGCACTGCTGGCCAACTATCCCTTTGCGCTGGCCCCCGGCATGGGCCTGAATGCCTACTTCGCCTACACCGTCGTCCTGAAAATGGGCTACACCTGGCAGATGGCCCTGATGGCCGTCTTTGCGGAAGGCATCATCTTCATCATCCTGTCCCTGACCAACGTCCGGGAGGCGCTCTTCAACGCCATCCCCACCACCCTCAAATCCGCTGTCAGCGTGGGCATCGGCCTGTTTATCGCTTTTGTGGGCCTGCAGAACGCCAAGCTCATCGTCAACAGTGACTCCACTCTGCTGACCTACCAGAGCTTTAAGGGCGAAACCTTCCACAGCGTGGGTGTGGGCGCCATCCTGGCCCTGATCGGTGTGCTGATCATCGCCATCATGCTGGTCAAGCAGGTCAAGGGGGCCATCCTCTACGGCATCGTGATCACCTGGGTGCTGGGCATCCTCTGCGAACTGTGCGGTGTGTACATCCCCGACGCCGAGGCCGGTATGTACTCCGTCATTCCCACTTCCTTCGTCAGCTTTGACTTCTCCGCCCTGGGCCAGACCTTCGGCCAGGTGTTCAAGGTGGACTTCGCCGGACTGAACGTGCTGGATTTCTTCGCCGTGATGTTCGCCTTCCTCTTTGTGGACCTGTTCGACACCCTGGGCACCCTCATCGGCGTTGCCTCCAAGGCGGATATGCTGGATGAGAATGGCCGTCTGCCCCGCATCAAGGGCGCGCTGCTGGCCGATGCCATCGCCACCAGCGCCGGTGCCGTGCTGGGCACTTCCACCACCACCACCTACGTGGAGAGCGCTTCCGGCGTCACCGAGGGCGGCCGCACCGGCCTGACGGCCATGACCACCGGTGTCCTCTTCCTGCTGGCGGTGATCTTCAGCCCCCTGTTCCTGACCATCCCTTCCTTTGCGACGGCTCCCGCCCTGATCGTGGTGGGCTTCTATATGCTGGGCGCGGTGGCAAAGATCGACTTTGACGATCCTTCCGATGCCATCCCGGCCTTCCTGACCATCGTGGCCATGCCCCTGGCGTACAGCATCTCGGAGGGCATCGCCATCGGCGTCATCTCCTGGACGCTGCTGAATCTCATCACCGGCAAGGCCAAGGAGAAGAAGATCAGCCCCCTGATGTACGTGCTGACGGTGCTGTTCATCCTCAAGTATGTCCTGCTGTAAGGGCGGCGCAGTACGTCCTGCCGGGCCGTGGCAACAAGCACAAAAGAAGCCGCAGCCCCGGTAAATTTTGGGTATAAGTGCGGTTGTTTTGTCGAAATGCTTGCAAAACACACGATTTTGTGTTATTATTTCAACTCGAAAGTGCAAGAATTGAAACGAAAATCACTCGTTGCCCGCACCGCAAAATTCAGCAGATGCTGATCAACCCTGTATTCTATTCCATGGTGCCGGTCCTTCACGGGGCCGGCACTTTCTTTGTGAGGAGCCCCCTATGCCTTTATCCCTCAAAACCAAAGAACATATCCGCCGCCGCCTTGTGCTGGAACTGCCCAAATGGGGCGCTCTGGCCGGTGGAGCCCTGGCACTGGGCCTGGCCATTGCGTTCACGTCCCAGTCGCTGCATTTTGTGGTGGTCAGCGACACCCACGGCGGCAGCACCCGCATTCTGACATCCTCCAGCAGTGAAGAAGCGCTGCTCACCATGACCGACACGCCGCCTCTGGAAGAAAACGACAAGATCGTCTGGTCCCAGAACGCCGATGGCAGGCTGATGCAGGTGCTGCGGGCCTATACCGTGCCGGTCACGGCAGACGGAGAGACCCGGGAGGTCATTACCACCGGCGCCACCGCCTCGGAACTGCTGGCCCAGCTGGGAATTTCCTACGATGACAACGACATCCTGACGCCCGCGGCGGATGAGACTGTAACGGAGGGCAGCAGCCTGACGCTGCAGCGGGTGGAATATGTGGACTACACCGAGGACGTGGTGATCCCGTCGGAGCGGCAGGAGATCCCCACCAGCCTGTTTTACCGTGACCACGACGAAACCATGACGCTGCAGGAAGGCAGCGACGGGTTGGATACCGTGACCTGGCGGGACGTCTATATTGACGGGGAATGGTCGGAAAAACAGGAACTGGACCGCGTGACCCAGGTGGGCATGGTGCCCACCATCGTCAAGGTCTATGGGGATCAGGCGCCGGTATCCTCCTTTGTGGGGCCGGAGATCGTGGATGGTGTGCCCTCGGAGGGCGTTACCGAGACGTATACCGGCCAGCGCTCCACAGGGTATTCCGCATCGTCCACGGCCAAGGGGGCCAGCGGCCGGCGGCTGACCTACGGCACGGTGGCGGTCAATCCCAATGTCATTCCCTACGGGACCCTGATGTACATCACCAGCGACGACGGGACCTTTGTGTACGGGTACGCCTATGCGGCGGATACCGGTACCGCCATGATGGAGGGCCACGCCTTCGTGGATCTGTACTACCAGACCTACCAGGAATCGGTGGAGAGCGCCGTGGTGCCGGTGACGGTCTACATCATCGATGACGCGGTGGCGGCACAGTACGAGGATCAGAACAACGAGATCATGGATTCGCTGCTGGCGCAGATGGACGCCTCTGACGATTCCGCTTCGTAACATAACAAAAAGCAGGAAAGGCGATTGCCTTTCCTGCTTTTTTATTCATGGCAGGGGAGAGGGACCCTGCCGGGCCATCAATATTCCTTGGCTTCCTCTTCGCCGGTGACCACGCGCAGGGCGCCCTGGCAGAGCGCCAGCAGCTCGTCCTCGCCGGGGTAGACGGTGATGGGGGCAATGAAGCCCAGGTACTTCTGCAGAACCTCACGGGTGTAGTCGTTGTAGGCGATGCCGCCGGTCAGGATGATCTGGTCCACCTGGCCGCAGAGCACGGCTGCCATGGCGCCGGCTTCCTTGGCGATCTGGTAGTAGAAGGCGTCCTGCACCAGCTTGGCTTCGGCGTTGCCTTCCTTGGCCATCTTGTCCACCGTGCGGGCGTCGTTGGTGTGCAGATAGGCGTTGAAGCCGCCGTTGCCGCAGATCTTCTTGTAGACTTCCTGCTGGGTGTACTTGCCGCTGAAGCACATCTTCACCAGGTCGCCCACCGGCACGGTGCCGCTGCGCTCGGGGCTGAAGCAGCCTTCGCCGTCCAGAATGTTGTTGACATCCACCACCTTGCCGTGGTTGTGGGCGCCGACGGAAACACCGCCGCCCATGTGGATGACGATGAGGTTCAGATCCTCGTAGCGCTTGCCGTTCTCCTTGGCGAAGCGGCGGGCCACGGCCTTCTGGTTCAGGGCGTGGAAGATGGAGCGGCGGGGCAGCTCCGGCATGCCGGACAGACGGGCCTTGTCGGTCAGCTCATCCACCACGACGGGGTCCACAATGTAGCTGGGCACGCCCAGGGCGTCGCCAATCTCGCGGGCCAGGATGCCGCCCAGGTTGGAGGCGTGCTGGCCCTGGACGCCGGCTTTCAGGTCGGCCAGCAGGGCGTCGCTGACGGCGTAGGTGCCGCCGGGAATGGGCTTGAGCAGACCGCCGCGGCCGACGATGACGTTCAGGCTCTTGGGGTCACAGTTCTTCTCTTTCAGGAAGTCCAGAATGATCTCCTTGCGGAAGTCCTTCTGGTCGATGACGCTGGCGTACTTGGCGATCTCCTCGGTGGGGTGGCGCAGCGTTTCCTCGAACAGCAGGGTCTCATCCTCGAACACACCAACCTTGGTGGAGGTGGAACCGGGGTTGATGACCAACGTTTTGATGGACATGGTATCTCTTCTCCTTTTCTTCTCTTATTCCTGCTTCAGGCCGGCAGCCACAACGGCGGCCAGCGCGATGGAGTTGACCTTGGTCTGGAAGGAATCGGAGCGGCTGGTCAGGATGGCGGGCACCTTGGTACCGGTCAGGATGCAGCCGTTCTTGCACTCGGCGGTGTGGACCAGCGTCTTGTAGACAAGGTTGCCGGCCTGGATGTCGGGGAAAAGCAGGATGTCGGCATGGCCGGCGGCCGGACGGTCCTGGGCGCCCTTGTGATGAGCGGCCTCGGGATCGATGGCGATGTCCATGGATAGGGGACCGTCCACCACGCAGCCGGTGATCTTGCCCTCTTCGTTCATCTTGCGCAGTTCGTCGGCATCCACGGTGCAGGGCATCTTGGGGTTGACCACCTCAACAGCGGCCAGGGGCGCTACCTTGGGGCACTCCACGCCGCAGGCATGGGCCACGGCCACGGTGTTCTCGATGATGTGGACCTTGTCCTCCAGGGTGGGGTAGGTCATGAAGGCCACGTCGGTGAGGAAGAGCAGCTGCTCGATGCCCTTGACTTCGAACACGGCCACATGGGACAGCGTCTTGCCGGTGCGCAGACCCACTTCCTTGTCCAGCACACTCTTCAGGAAGGTCTTGGTGTCCAGCAGGCCCTTCATGTACATGTTGGCCACACCGTCGTGGGCCAGCTTGACGGCCTTCAGCGAGGCCTGGACCTTGTCCGGCTCGTTGATGATCTCGTAGTCGCTCAGGTCAATGTTGAGCTCCGCAGCGATCTTGCGGATGGCGGCTTCGTCGCCGACGAGAATGGCGTCGGCAATGCCCTGCTTGTGGGCCGCGTCGACGGCTTCCAGAACGGCGTCGTCCTCGGCGGCGGCTACGGCCAGCTTCTGCTTGCCGCAGGTCTTTACTTTTGCGATCAGATCCTCAAAATTCATGGTACAGCACCTCGTTTATTGTATCCTGGCAGGTAATCCAGAGGGACACACCCTCGCATGTTAAAATAATAACACGGTAGCGCCTGCGGGTCAAGAGGCAAAACACCCGTCGCTGTTCAGCGCGGACGGCGCAGTACCCCTATTAAATAGGTAGGCTGCATGGAGACCACCCCTGCGGAAAAGAAAAGTTTTGTGCGGAATGCCAAAACAAATCTGCGATTTCAACATAATTTTAACAGTTGGGCAATTGACAAAACCTTAACAAGATGGTAAAACTATAGTAGAGTTTCTGGAAATGCGCCGGAAACCCTGCGGCACCAGCCGCCGCGCACCTGACCGAGTCGGTTTTTGATGATTGCCTGAAGCCAGCCACGGCGCCGGTGCCTACATTTCCGCCCAAGGTTGTTTAATTTTTAACAGATAGGGCGGAAGAGGAAAGGTTTGTGTACCATGCCCATTGCCATGTATCCCGGCAGCTTTGACCCCGTTACCCGCGGGCATCTGGATATCATCAAGCGCTCCAGCCGTATGTTTGACAAGCTGATCGTCGCCGTGCTGGTCAACAGTGCGAAGACGCCGCTGTTTACGGTCGAGGAGCGCGTTGCCATGCTGCGGGAGTGCTGCAAGGATATGCCCAACGTGGAGGTGGATTCCTTCAACGGCCTGACCGTGAGCTTTGCCAAGCAGAAGGGGGCCACCGTCATGGTACGGGGGCTGCGCGCGGTCACGGATTTCGAGAATGAGATCCAGCTCGCCCACACCAATTACGCCATGATGCCGGAGATCGAGACGATGTTCCTGGCCACGGCCATCAAATGGAGTTACCTGTCTTCCACCATCGTGCGGGAGGCCGCCCACTACGGGCAGGACGTTTCCCGGTTCGTGCCGCCCAACGTGGAGAAGGAACTGCTCGCCAAGCGGGCGGCAGGCAAACTCTGAGCACAGAATTCACACCGCCCCGGCGGTTTGAAGATACACGGTTTACTAAAGAAGTCTATCCACAAAAAATGTTTTCAGGAGGCTACTTATGAAGAAGATCGTCATTGCAAGCGCCTGCCGTACTGCCATCGGCAAGTTCGGCGGCACGCTGTCCAACGTCCCCGCTGCGGAACTGGGCTCCATTGTCATCAAGGAAGCCATCAACCGCGCCGGCATCAAGCCTGAGCAGGTCGACCATGTCTACATGGGCTGTGTCATCCAGGCAGGCCTGGGCCAGAACGTTGCCCGTCAGGCCAGCCTGAAGGCCGGTCTGCCCGTCACCACCCCGGCTGTCACCGTCAACGTGGTCTGCGGCTCCGGCCTGAACTGCGTCAACATGGCTGCCCAGATGATCGAGGCCGGCGATGCTGACATCGTCGTGGCCGGCGGTACTGAGAACATGGATATGGCTCCCTTCGCCATGATGAAGGGCCGCTACGGCTACCGCATGGGCTCCCCCATGGGCAAGAGCGAGCTGGTGGACACCATGGTCAACGACGCTCTGTGGGACGCTTTCAACAACTACCACATGGGCATCACCGCTGAGAACGTGGCTGAGCAGTGGGGCCTGACCCGTGAGCAGCTGGACGAGTTCGCTTACAACAGCCAGGTCAAGGCCGACGCCGCCATCAAGAGCGGTGCCTTCAAGGACGAGATCGTTCCCGTCACCATCAAGACCAAGAAGGCCGAGATCGTCTTCGATACCGATGAAGGCCCCCGTCTCAGCCCGATGGAAGTGCTGGGCAAGCTGAAGCCCGCCTTCAAGAAGGACGGCATCGTCACCGCCGGCAACTCCTCCGCCATCAACGACGGCGCTGCTGCCCTCGTCATCATGAGCGAGGACAAGGCCAAGGAACTGGGCATCACCCCCATGGCTACCTGGGTCGGCGGCGCTCTGGGCGGCGTAGATCCCTCCATCATGGGTGTCGGCCCCATCGCCGCCACCAACAAGGTCATGGCCAAGACCGGCCTGACCGTGGACGACATGGACCTCATCGAGGCCAACGAAGCCTTCGCTGCGCAGAGCCTGGCTGTTGCCCATGACCTGAAGTTCGACATGAGCAAGGTCAACGTCAACGGCGGCGCCATCGCCCTGGGCCATCCCGTCGGCGCTTCCGGTGCCCGTATCCTCGTCACCCTGCTCTACGCCATGAAGCATCGCGGCGCTCACAAGGGCCTGGCTACCCTGTGCATCGGCGGCGGCATGGGCTGCGCCACCATCGTGGAAATGTAAGTTACGGAGGAATCGGAAATGTCCTTTGTCAATACCGAAATCCAGGACGCTGTCGCCGTTGTGACGATTGACCGTCCCAAGGCGCTCAACGCCCTGAATCCCGAAGTGCTGGCCGACCTGAAGGCCGCCTTCGAATCCATTGACCAGAACACCGTGCGCTGCGTGGTCCTCACCGGCGCCGGTGACAAGAGCTTCGTGGCCGGTGCCGATATCGGCTCCATGTCCACCATGACCAAGGCGGAAGGCGAGGCCTTCGGCAAGCTGGGCAACGACATCTTCCTGATGATCGAGCACTTCCCGCTGCCCGTCATCGCGGCCGTCAACGGTTTTGCCCTGGGCGGCGGCAACGAGCTGGCCATGAGCTGCGACATCCGCATTTGCTCCGACAACGCCGTCTTCGGTCAGCCCGAAGTGGGCCTGGGCATCACCCCGGGCTTCGGCGGCACCCAGCGCCTGGCCCGTCTGGTGGGCATGGGCATGGCCAAGCAGATGGTCTACTCCGCTCTGAACATCAAGGCGGATGAGGCTCTGCGCATCGGTCTGGTCAACGCCGTGTACACCCAGGAAGAGCTGATGCCTGCGGCGCTCAAGCTGGCCGGCAAGATCGCGAAGAACGCGCCCATCGCCGTCCGCAACTGCAAGAAGGCCATTAACGACGGCATCAGCCTGCCCATCGAGAAGGCCGTGGAAGTGGAAGAAAAGCTGTTCGGCGACTGCTTCGAGACCCACGATCAGGTGGAGGGCATGGGCTGCTTCCTCAGCCGCGAGAAGCCGAAACCCAAACCGGTTTTCACCAACAACTGATTTTTTATAAATAACAATTTCAGGAGGGTTACTACTATGAAGGTAGGCGTTATTGGCGCTGGCACCATGGGCCAGGGCATTGCAAAGGCTTTTGCGCAGGTCGAGGGTTACACCGTGGCTCTGTGCGACATCAAGCAGGAGTGGGCCGAGGGCGGCAAGGACAAGATCGCCAAGGGCTACGCCAAGCTGGTTGCCAAGGGCAAGCTGGACCAGGCTGAAGTGGATCGCCGTCTGGCGGCCATCACCCCGGGCCTGAAGGAAGACATCTGCGCCGACTGCGACCTCATCGTCGAGGCTGCTTTCGAGGACGTGAAGGTCAAGCAGGACACCTTCTCCGCGCTGGACAAGATCTGCAAGCCGGAGTGCGTTTTCGCTTCCAACACTTCCTCTCTGTCCATCACTGAGATCGGCAAGGGCCTGTCCCGTCCTCTGGTGGGCATGCACTTCTTCAACCCCGCCGACCGCATGAAGCTCATCGAGGTCATCGCCGGTGTGAACACCCCCGCCGAGACCGTGGAGACCATCAAGAAGATCAGCGT encodes the following:
- a CDS encoding 3-hydroxyacyl-CoA dehydrogenase family protein, which encodes MKVGVIGAGTMGQGIAKAFAQVEGYTVALCDIKQEWAEGGKDKIAKGYAKLVAKGKLDQAEVDRRLAAITPGLKEDICADCDLIVEAAFEDVKVKQDTFSALDKICKPECVFASNTSSLSITEIGKGLSRPLVGMHFFNPADRMKLIEVIAGVNTPAETVETIKKISVEIGKTPVQVNEAAGFVVNRILIPMINEAAFIKMEGVSDIAGIDTAMKLGANHPMGPLELGDFVGLDICLAIMDVLYKETGDSKYRACPLIRKMVRGGNLGCKTGKGFYVYNADRTKTPVDAL
- the coaD gene encoding pantetheine-phosphate adenylyltransferase, with product MPIAMYPGSFDPVTRGHLDIIKRSSRMFDKLIVAVLVNSAKTPLFTVEERVAMLRECCKDMPNVEVDSFNGLTVSFAKQKGATVMVRGLRAVTDFENEIQLAHTNYAMMPEIETMFLATAIKWSYLSSTIVREAAHYGQDVSRFVPPNVEKELLAKRAAGKL
- a CDS encoding acetyl-CoA C-acetyltransferase, with translation MKKIVIASACRTAIGKFGGTLSNVPAAELGSIVIKEAINRAGIKPEQVDHVYMGCVIQAGLGQNVARQASLKAGLPVTTPAVTVNVVCGSGLNCVNMAAQMIEAGDADIVVAGGTENMDMAPFAMMKGRYGYRMGSPMGKSELVDTMVNDALWDAFNNYHMGITAENVAEQWGLTREQLDEFAYNSQVKADAAIKSGAFKDEIVPVTIKTKKAEIVFDTDEGPRLSPMEVLGKLKPAFKKDGIVTAGNSSAINDGAAALVIMSEDKAKELGITPMATWVGGALGGVDPSIMGVGPIAATNKVMAKTGLTVDDMDLIEANEAFAAQSLAVAHDLKFDMSKVNVNGGAIALGHPVGASGARILVTLLYAMKHRGAHKGLATLCIGGGMGCATIVEM
- a CDS encoding CPBP family intramembrane glutamic endopeptidase → MAYLPFLGEEYDWRYCLQSLLQKKFGYWIGTLINGSMRGLWHISMLILSHASNDVFYAGLRQIAFCICLGFFLTFSKEVTNNIWLLAVLHYLNNQFAVFISLNPSSVGKINATGFLDALSIFIYNAIYILPFLVYRLYLWKKAKKAPANYSTRMLGEANKHLAPSYSLHSPELPWIRSRKEARCLADSG
- a CDS encoding NCS2 family permease: MLEKVFKLRENHTNVKTEIMAGITTFMTMAYILAVNPSVLSAAGMDPNAILIATSLSAFIGTALMALLANYPFALAPGMGLNAYFAYTVVLKMGYTWQMALMAVFAEGIIFIILSLTNVREALFNAIPTTLKSAVSVGIGLFIAFVGLQNAKLIVNSDSTLLTYQSFKGETFHSVGVGAILALIGVLIIAIMLVKQVKGAILYGIVITWVLGILCELCGVYIPDAEAGMYSVIPTSFVSFDFSALGQTFGQVFKVDFAGLNVLDFFAVMFAFLFVDLFDTLGTLIGVASKADMLDENGRLPRIKGALLADAIATSAGAVLGTSTTTTYVESASGVTEGGRTGLTAMTTGVLFLLAVIFSPLFLTIPSFATAPALIVVGFYMLGAVAKIDFDDPSDAIPAFLTIVAMPLAYSISEGIAIGVISWTLLNLITGKAKEKKISPLMYVLTVLFILKYVLL
- a CDS encoding 3D domain-containing protein produces the protein MPLSLKTKEHIRRRLVLELPKWGALAGGALALGLAIAFTSQSLHFVVVSDTHGGSTRILTSSSSEEALLTMTDTPPLEENDKIVWSQNADGRLMQVLRAYTVPVTADGETREVITTGATASELLAQLGISYDDNDILTPAADETVTEGSSLTLQRVEYVDYTEDVVIPSERQEIPTSLFYRDHDETMTLQEGSDGLDTVTWRDVYIDGEWSEKQELDRVTQVGMVPTIVKVYGDQAPVSSFVGPEIVDGVPSEGVTETYTGQRSTGYSASSTAKGASGRRLTYGTVAVNPNVIPYGTLMYITSDDGTFVYGYAYAADTGTAMMEGHAFVDLYYQTYQESVESAVVPVTVYIIDDAVAAQYEDQNNEIMDSLLAQMDASDDSAS
- the ptb gene encoding phosphate butyryltransferase, which encodes MNFEDLIAKVKTCGKQKLAVAAAEDDAVLEAVDAAHKQGIADAILVGDEAAIRKIAAELNIDLSDYEIINEPDKVQASLKAVKLAHDGVANMYMKGLLDTKTFLKSVLDKEVGLRTGKTLSHVAVFEVKGIEQLLFLTDVAFMTYPTLEDKVHIIENTVAVAHACGVECPKVAPLAAVEVVNPKMPCTVDADELRKMNEEGKITGCVVDGPLSMDIAIDPEAAHHKGAQDRPAAGHADILLFPDIQAGNLVYKTLVHTAECKNGCILTGTKVPAILTSRSDSFQTKVNSIALAAVVAAGLKQE
- the buk gene encoding butyrate kinase: MSIKTLVINPGSTSTKVGVFEDETLLFEETLRHPTEEIAKYASVIDQKDFRKEIILDFLKEKNCDPKSLNVIVGRGGLLKPIPGGTYAVSDALLADLKAGVQGQHASNLGGILAREIGDALGVPSYIVDPVVVDELTDKARLSGMPELPRRSIFHALNQKAVARRFAKENGKRYEDLNLIVIHMGGGVSVGAHNHGKVVDVNNILDGEGCFSPERSGTVPVGDLVKMCFSGKYTQQEVYKKICGNGGFNAYLHTNDARTVDKMAKEGNAEAKLVQDAFYYQIAKEAGAMAAVLCGQVDQIILTGGIAYNDYTREVLQKYLGFIAPITVYPGEDELLALCQGALRVVTGEEEAKEY
- a CDS encoding enoyl-CoA hydratase-related protein — its product is MSFVNTEIQDAVAVVTIDRPKALNALNPEVLADLKAAFESIDQNTVRCVVLTGAGDKSFVAGADIGSMSTMTKAEGEAFGKLGNDIFLMIEHFPLPVIAAVNGFALGGGNELAMSCDIRICSDNAVFGQPEVGLGITPGFGGTQRLARLVGMGMAKQMVYSALNIKADEALRIGLVNAVYTQEELMPAALKLAGKIAKNAPIAVRNCKKAINDGISLPIEKAVEVEEKLFGDCFETHDQVEGMGCFLSREKPKPKPVFTNN